AGGCGACAGTTCGTCGGCGCGTCGCGCCCGGACATCGCCCAGTTGCTGTTCAGCGCGAAGTTGACGCGTCCGTTGAGTTCGAACAGCCCGTCGTCGAAGTCGTAGTGCGTGCTCAGACCCCAGTGGGCGTCTTCTCGAATGCGCAACTGCAGGGCGCTCTCCCCGGACGCCGTCGGACTCGAGACGAGCGTGAGATTGTCGGGATCGCCGTTCGACATCCGGTAGACGTCGTCCCAGCTATCGTAGTCGTCGTAATCGAGGTGAACGATGCTGTCCGGGTGGCTGCAATCCGCCGTTGCCGTATCGGTTCCGAGCCCGGCGGCACCGAGCAGGCCGCCCGCGCCGACGAGCCCGCCCATCTGAAGCGTCCGACGTCTGGTCACGCCGGCGCCCGTCGTCTTCTCGGCCGGTCCGTCTCCGTTATCGTCTTCTCCTCGATTCGCTTCGTCAGTAGTATTTGTAGCCATCCGGATTGGTGTTGCGGAGTAGTGTCTAATTGTATCGATTTCGCTACCCAGAATAAGGTCGGCATCACATAGTAACACTAACAATTGGTGTGCGCAGAACTGTCGTCGTAGTGAGACTACTCGCGATCGATCGATCAACGAGTGCACTCGGACGCTACGGCGCGATACGAGCCGGAATCTGTCCGACGCTCGGTCGGAAGACGAATCGATTTCGGGTGTTACGGTCGCCGAGACGCGTCACGAGAACCGGCGTCCTGCTGGTGCGCATAAGTCGTTTGCTTGCGAATAACAGCGGACAGGCGCTCCGTTATTACGGAAGGCGGAGCGTGAACGGCGGGGTCACTCCTCGTCCTCTCGCTCTCGCAACTCCTCGCTCGCCTCGCGAACCTCGCGCATCACGCTCGAGATGCGCTCCTCGGCCTCGAGTTCCTCCTCGACGGAGAGGTCGACGCCTTCGACCTCCAGCAGGAACTTGGCGACCTCGGTCGACTCGTACATGACGTCGTCGAGTTCCTCGGCGGTGAAGAAGTCGCACATCGCGCCGTAGAGGAAGGTCGCGCCCGCCTTGCGAACCTTCTCCTCGAAGGAAGCGCGGGCCTGATTGACCGCCTGCGGGGTGTAGGTGTCGGTCATGAAGGGGACCAGTTCGGGAAGGTTCTCGCCGATCTTCGTCATCTCGACGCCGGTCTCGGTCCGGAAGTCCGAACAGAGGCGGGCGATGGCCCACTCGCGGGCGGTGACGTAGGTGCGGTCCCGAAGGAACTCGTTGACCCGGTCGTACTGCGCGCCGTCCATCTTCGTAAAGCGGGCGTACTTCTGTACGTCCTCCGGCACGTCGTTCTCCTGGGGATCGGGATCCGGAACGTTCGGCATCGGTCCGTCGCCGTCCGCGTCGTCGGCGCTCGCGTCGGATTCGGGGTCGGTGTCCGCTCGGGAGGGCGATTCGTCGTCGGCCGCGAACCGGGAGGCGTCCAGTCCGTCCTCGTCCATGGCCGCGTATTACCAGTAATCCGAGATAAGCGTTCGGAAGGGGACCCTCGCGTCGGCGGACGATCGCGGTCCGGCCACACTGGCTCCCGTCGACTCGCGCGGCCGGAGGAGTCGGTTCGGCGGCGCCCCGACGAAACGCGAATCGAGACCGATCGGCTCGCGATCGTTTCGGCGGAAAACCCGGATATGAGCCTCGAGCGGCACGTAAACGGTTCGAACGTGTACGGGAGTTCGACCGGATTTAAGTCCGTCAGGGTCGTTCGGTAGTATATGTCACAGACGCCAGTCGTGGTCGAGGCAGTACGGACCCCGCAGGGGAAAGAGGACGGCGTGTTCGCGGACGTCCGCAGCGAGGACCTCTCGGTACCGCTGATCGACGAGATTCTGGCTGAGACCGGGCTCTCCGGCGACGAAATCGATGATCTGATGTGGGGCTGTGCGCAGCAGCGCGGCGAGCAGGACAACAACCTCGCCCGCGTCATCGCCCTGCTGTCGGAACTCGGGGAGAACGTGCCGGCGACGACGATCAACCGCTGGTGTGCCTCCTCGATGCAGTCGGTCATCTCCGCCTCCGACGCCATCGCGGCCGGCAACCGCGACGCCATCATCGCCGGCGGCGTCGAGAGCATGAGCCGCGTCCCGATGGGCGGCGGCTTCGAACACATTCACCCGAAACTCGCCGAACTGTACGATCTCGGTGACCTCCAGATGGGGATGACCGCCGAGAAGGTCGCCGAGGAATACGGCATCTCCCGCGAGGAACAGGACGAGTACGCCGCTCGCAGCCAGCAAAACGCCGTCGAGGCCACCGAGTCGGGCCGCTTCGACGACGAGATCGTCCCGATCGAGACCGAGGACGGCACCGTCGAGGAAGACGAGGGTCTGCGTCCCGGCACCACCGCCGAGAAACTCGCCGAACTGCCGACCGTCTTCAAGGACGACGGCACCGTCACGCCCGGCAACGCCTCCCAGATCTCCGACGGCGCCTCCGCCCTGCTCATCACGAGCGAGGCCTTCGCCGAGGAACACGACCTCGAGATCCTGGCCGAAGTCGGTCAGAACAACGTCGCCGGCGTCGACCCGACCGTCATGGGGATCGGTCCGGTCCCGGCGACGAAGGGGCTGCTCGAGCGCAACGGCCGCGACATCGACGAGTACGACCTCGTCGAACTCAACGAGGCCTTCGCCAGCCAGTCGCTGTACTCCCGCGA
This portion of the Haloterrigena gelatinilytica genome encodes:
- a CDS encoding thiolase family protein, producing the protein MSQTPVVVEAVRTPQGKEDGVFADVRSEDLSVPLIDEILAETGLSGDEIDDLMWGCAQQRGEQDNNLARVIALLSELGENVPATTINRWCASSMQSVISASDAIAAGNRDAIIAGGVESMSRVPMGGGFEHIHPKLAELYDLGDLQMGMTAEKVAEEYGISREEQDEYAARSQQNAVEATESGRFDDEIVPIETEDGTVEEDEGLRPGTTAEKLAELPTVFKDDGTVTPGNASQISDGASALLITSEAFAEEHDLEILAEVGQNNVAGVDPTVMGIGPVPATKGLLERNGRDIDEYDLVELNEAFASQSLYSRDELGIDPEIFNVNGGAIALGHPLGASGARLPVTLINELQKRGGGLGLATLCVGFGQGAAIEFDVN
- a CDS encoding DUF5806 family protein, translated to MDEDGLDASRFAADDESPSRADTDPESDASADDADGDGPMPNVPDPDPQENDVPEDVQKYARFTKMDGAQYDRVNEFLRDRTYVTAREWAIARLCSDFRTETGVEMTKIGENLPELVPFMTDTYTPQAVNQARASFEEKVRKAGATFLYGAMCDFFTAEELDDVMYESTEVAKFLLEVEGVDLSVEEELEAEERISSVMREVREASEELREREDEE